Below is a genomic region from Candidatus Poribacteria bacterium.
GCATATTCTGTTTGTGGGACCGCCCGGACTGGGCAAGACAACATTGGCTCGGATTGTTGCCAATGAGATGGGGAGCAGCTTCAAGTCAGCAGTTGGTCCCATGATGGAACGCTTGGACCTAGCGACAATGTTAACCACCCTCGAAGAACAGGGGATCTTTTTTATTGATGAAATCCATCGTATGAAGGGCTATGTTCAGGAATCGATGTATCCCGCAATGGAGGATTATAAGATAGATTTGCCTATCGGTCAGGGACCTGCGGCGGATATTATTACTGTACCGCTTGCCCATTTTACCCTCGTGGGGGCAACGACTCGTGAAGGCTTGTTGGGTGGACCGTTTCGGGATCGCTTTGGCAATCGTATCCATCTCGATTATTACACACCGGAGGAGATTCAGATTGCTATCAACCGACTGAGCCGGCGGATGCATCCGCCCGTAAAAATTGAGGAAGCAGCGGAACATGAGTTGGCTTGTCGTTCAAGAGGCACGATGCGTATTGCGGAGAATATGTTGAGAAAAGTCAGGGATTACGCAACGGTCAAATCTGACGGCGTTGTCACCTATGAGATCGCTCAAGAAGCACTGGACTTTTTCAAGATTGACGAACTCGGCTTAGATGACAACGATAGAGCCTATCTGCGGACGATGATTGAGAAGTTTCGCGGGCGGGCGGGTCTGAAGGCGATGGCGGTCGCTGTCAGTGAAGATGAGCGTACGATTGAAGAGGTTTACGAACCCTACTTAATTAAACTTGGCTTTCTGACGTTGACACCGATGGGGCGCGTTGCAACGGATGCGGCTTATCAGCACCTCGGCTATCCGACGCCTGAGTATCAGACGACGCTTTTCTAAACAAACCCTAGATTTGGAAATCGCTCCTACTGTGTGTTTTGTAGAAGGAAATGTCGCTTCCCGACTATTGCGACGATTTATGAGAGGTTGCAGATCTAATCCTTCCCTAAGTGTAACAAGTATGAAACTCACCGATTATGATTACGACCTGCCCGAAGCACTAATTGCCCAGCAGCCCTGTCCACAAAGGGATGGGTCCCGCTTGATGGTCTTGGATCGGGGGGCACGCCAAATTCACCACACGCAATTCTCCCAAATTGGCGAGTTTCTCCCTGCTCGTTCTTTGCTTGTCCTTAACAACACCAAGGTCATTCCTGCACGACTCATAGGACGGAAATTGCCGACAGGTGGCAAGATTGAGCTGCTCTTAACCCGTCAGAAGGGGACGAACAGTTGGGAGGCGTTGGTAAAGCCGGGGAGACGTGTCACGCATGGAACGCGTATCACCTTTGGGGAGGGAATCCTAACGGGAAAAGTTCTTGCCAAATCGCCGCTCGGTCTTTATACTGTCCGATTCAAATATGAGGGTGATTTTGAGGACATTCTCGCACAGGTGGGTAAAGTTCCCTTGCCACCCTACATCAAACGTGAACCGATCCAGACCGATAAAGATGAGTATCAATGCGTTTATGCGAAGGAGGCAGGGGCGATCGCTGCGCCAACGGCAG
It encodes:
- the ruvB gene encoding Holliday junction branch migration DNA helicase RuvB; translated protein: MNTDKEMQTLLSESDIEVLEDSQYNLRPQTLDEFIGQERIKEQLRIHIEAAKSREQALAHILFVGPPGLGKTTLARIVANEMGSSFKSAVGPMMERLDLATMLTTLEEQGIFFIDEIHRMKGYVQESMYPAMEDYKIDLPIGQGPAADIITVPLAHFTLVGATTREGLLGGPFRDRFGNRIHLDYYTPEEIQIAINRLSRRMHPPVKIEEAAEHELACRSRGTMRIAENMLRKVRDYATVKSDGVVTYEIAQEALDFFKIDELGLDDNDRAYLRTMIEKFRGRAGLKAMAVAVSEDERTIEEVYEPYLIKLGFLTLTPMGRVATDAAYQHLGYPTPEYQTTLF
- the queA gene encoding tRNA preQ1(34) S-adenosylmethionine ribosyltransferase-isomerase QueA gives rise to the protein MKLTDYDYDLPEALIAQQPCPQRDGSRLMVLDRGARQIHHTQFSQIGEFLPARSLLVLNNTKVIPARLIGRKLPTGGKIELLLTRQKGTNSWEALVKPGRRVTHGTRITFGEGILTGKVLAKSPLGLYTVRFKYEGDFEDILAQVGKVPLPPYIKREPIQTDKDEYQCVYAKEAGAIAAPTAGLHFTLELLDKLKRDRIHRVTLTLHVGLGTFQPVKVEDIEMHKMHSEYFELSQTSANQINAAKEEGRKIVAVGTTSVRALETVATDCSVDSYQGYTDIFIYPGYQFKAVDALVTNFHLPKSTLLMLVSAFAGHEFMFEAYQEAIAQNYRFFSYGDAMLIL